The following DNA comes from Ascaphus truei isolate aAscTru1 chromosome 1, aAscTru1.hap1, whole genome shotgun sequence.
gtgtgtgtgtgtgtaccagtgtctgtgtgtgtgtaccagtgtgtgtgtgtgtgtgtgtgtaccagtgtgtgtgtgtgtgtgtgtgcgtgtgcgtgtgcgtgtgtgtgtgtgtgtgtgtgtgtgtgtgtgtgtgtgtgtgtgtgtgtgtgtgtgtgtgtgtgcgtgtgtgcgtgtgtgtgtaccagtgtgtgtgtgtaccagtgtgtgtgtgtgtgtgtaccagtgtgtgtgtgtgtgtgtgtgtgtgtgtgtgtgtgtaccagtgtgtgtgtaccagtgtgtgtgtacgtgtgtcagtgtgtgtgtacgtgtgtgtgtgtgtgtgtgtgtgtgtgtgtgtgtgtaccagtgtgtgtgtgtgtgtgtgtgtgtgtgtgtacatgtgtgtgtacatgtgtgtgtacccgtgtgtgtgtacccgtgtgtgtgtgtgtgtgtgtgtgtgtacccatgTGTGCACCCGTGTGGGTgtatctctccctcaccctctctctctcacccgctctctccctcacccgctctctccctcacccgctctctccctcacccgctctctgtctctctctctgtctgtctctctctatctctgtctctctgtctctctctctctctgtctctctctctctgggcctcatgcagtaagcgacgattatgtgaaatcggcaagcttatcgattagtcatgttattggcgtttttccctctccgtatgcagtaagtgccgaatacattcaaaatcaacccgaaaacaaatccgcccactctcacgatgatgagccgatcacacacaggtgtatcggcgtgcgtggcggggtgctgttaggttgcacaatcacaaatcttgctgaatcaggcgaaacaagcatgtttttgattgcgcgccatatttaaaggcaacgtgtactgctaatcattctctgtgttgttgggagtgagagagagagagagacgcacagagctggacgattgaacatttgcatattgactgagagacttgttgtgtattgggtgagctttgtcctttgttgttttgttgacatctttgtcttgttttatatgtggaagtgggtcgtgtgattgcctgtacatttcttgtctgttttttgtgagtgctgatagtatgcccgcaaagcgtgggaagagtgatgctggtgggagtgggagtgctactcgtgcgagtacgcgtcagagtgaacgttctgttcaggggagtgatgttgctggtgcaccgagtggtgttgctgggagtgggagtgctgttgttgggagtgggagtgctggtgctgcgagtggtgttgctgggagtgggagtgctgttgttgggagtgggagtgctgttgctgtgagtgggagtgctggtgctgggagtgggagtgctgttgctgtgagtgggagtgctggtgctgggagtgctggtgctaggagtgtgagtgctggtgctaggagtgtgagtgctggtgctaggagtgtgagtgctggtgctaggagtgtgagtgctggtgctaggagtgggagtgctggtgctgggagtgctgctggtggcgcagttgctgatggggtgtctggtggtggcgtgcttgctggtggccagcttttggaggctcttccattggaagaaggagagtccagtcagcaccagccaagctctgaccctaaacctgctcggaaaaaacgtgtggagaagccacgtaatcctcgcttcaatgaccaggaaaatagggctcttgtcactggcattctggagcactatgacagtatatatggacatttagtaggtaagtgtaactttacatttattattcaaatacatgtgatcctaggtcatctgagttttgttcatatgcaaatatgggtacacaatatctttctatgttcattagtgtggaaacacagctttttatcatgccttacaaggacaaataaacacaggcggtcaatttgccagaactgcatacaatatgaatgcaaccttgcttacatgtataggtttagtagtgaatgctcatgtgctgcacatattacacataaaacagcatgtttgctatcacttggaacagctagcagtgtaggaaactggtgcttatattattattcatttacctcatatcttttatatgtttttcaagggcggacaagtgcagcaagcaaaaaagaaatgtgggacacaatagtcattggtgtcaatgcctgtgggaatagtgtcagggacaagtatcattgtcggaaaagatttgatgatattaggtccaaattgaaaaagaaaatacaacaccaacgcgtgcatgctactggcactggaggtgggcccacaccacaacgtctcatattgactccattggaggagctgcttcggccaaaattacttaccgtcgtcgtggaaggcttggctggtgaccgtgacattggaatttatccgtcacaatttccagcaggtgataaatattactgtactaggcgtgtcgttgcttacagttattttgcatagttacactgctttttatactgtcttcacaatataagcatacctgcatctatatatgtatatgtctgattctgtatatatatatatctcaaaatagacatatatgtagtagtcctactaaaagcagtaactaatatagcacgtgccattgcgtgctcatttacatgtgaattcccaaaatgcatagctgcagtggaagcaattgatggtgggcgaagatggggaacaacagggtagtacacgtgtaacacatgttcatgagaaattattagtagctacaggtacagaacagaaatatgtatcatgttattgtgtattttattgattttactccgacaaacatgacattactgcctattttaagcatgcatcaaagaaattgcatgtaacggcctacaaacatcactggcactaacacatctatagttgcttatgaaaaggtccatttttgctttatgtcatatacagacagcataatgaggcacacgtagcatatgttatgtcattgttttcataacttaaacactgcagatgactacttagctcatctaccattgtgttaaagcagctgcaattaatatctcatcacagcatacacttcaacagagggggtggggttcagcacacacactaattacagcctcatttcacggtcaacttagttcacaccatttgcacctgtttcaagtcattgaaaggtgtggctgattaggctttttggggaagggaatacctttcttacaacctgaatagcacaactgaagttaatcacactcatttgaaagcttaactctagctactaaatgccccaacaactcattacttatcaaagcgtacgtcacacattagttcactcatatctatagttgaactactatgaaagacacattatcacacactgcatgtgttgtcttgttgagtcacagccacattcaggtgtgccacatcttcgattaatgtaccacacatatcctctaccaaaaacaacactttttgcaatatgaccaccttcatgataaccattgtgaatggtcatctcatgatagttatgtacattatgatactgatatcactacacaacatatgatttttatgtactcatttaatctatttatcctcacgcattactgcagaaacatagtatgttgtatgttagggaactcaaaaattctaagtacacaggcatgtacagtgttattacaactatttatgttcactttcacacacattttcggttaaggaactgatgttgttagttaatcataaatacagaacatacaataagtgtttgttcaatatttacacatgtaaatgtaaaacttatgttattgttatatatagttgcccctggaggacatgtgtcacctgagatggaacaagtgtcttcacctgggtcagccagctcaacactactagaaggtgagtgtatcatttgctggccatataatatgtgctcttctatatgttatgttgtcatgtgcattatttgttttgcacatcttctttaaataggattacttagtgtcagtgaaaattaagtgtaaggcaacatgtattgtgttagtgatgttaattatcatgtaggacttctgagtttagagcaacttttcattcattcatatttcatactgagtccaaacattattcgtaagtcaaggtagtttttaatgaggttataaaacgtatgcttacatgttaggtgttacttaggacatagtacaattacatagtaacacagcatacattaacatgccatttaataatgtgtacatttctttttagaacatcatggtgatgaggatgatgagtatgatgaggatgacgccacagaagagactgaaatacaatcatgtgaccatgaagaggtgccaatagaaactgttgtaccgccaaatcgtccatcaacttccacatacgatgcaattgtagcttcagagggaaaaatagtggacgcagaaaatcgtcgccattcagacatgatgacagtgctggaaaggatgattggactgcaggaagaaacagtatcacaattggcacatctccacagagtcttcattgaagtgcctaaacagttgcaaaaaatcaacacctcattcgaagcattagttgttcagcaaacacaagctaattactggagaatgactaatgtaccacaattcaacacctcccagccaggatctgttcatgcaggtcagttttcaccacattcatctgatattcattcaccaggcccaaatgttaccggtcaagtagcagacattgctgtgcaggttcctgatgacatcctaccgctgccatctgtacaaattcagcagcagacacctacaaaggaggcgacaaaaacaaaacaagacacacatgaaacagaccaaccatcacttgtgcagtgtctaccaacttgctcacatgtgtcactgggcacaagccctgtccgtgaacagtcactacccaaaagccctgtaggtgaatcgctgcccaaaagccctgtaggtgagtcgctgcccaaaagccctgtaggtgaatcgctgcccaaaagccctgtaggtgaatcgctgcccaaaagccctgtaggtgaatcactgcccaaaagccctgtaggtgagtcactggccacaagccctgtaggtgagtcactggccacaagccccgtaggtgaacagtcactggccacaagccctgcccgtgaagtgccagaggccactcaaagtggctctgttgtgcctaaagttggtggcaaaagaaaaaggaaaattcaagagacaacaagcaggcctgttactcgctcgcaaaaggaacaaaaaaaataaatgttataattcacaaaatatgtgtttggccttgttttgttgacttcacattatctaattactattgtatgtatgctgaagactgtgttgtttccaaactttcaactatgttcttgtacacgtgaagttttggaaatgttaacactcataattaattgtgttataaatatttatgttgtaatcgtctgttcagtaatggtccaccaggagccagttgctaagtttagagaagctgccattgactttgcagcaaaacattgcatttgggtgtgttaattgatgtaagaattgcatatgcatattagtcacatgcaattattaaaacacctaagtaagtgcaaacatctttcttgtacgtgtacagcaggattatgtgtaaattattacttacctttgccttgcttggccattgtaattttgtcctttaatcagttgtgtgttcgtttctataacatctcagaatgtataataatatatatatacacacacacacacacacacacacactgagtgagtgtgagtgtgagtgtgtgagtgtgtatatatatatgtatatgtgtgtgtatatatatatatatatatatatatatatatatatatatatatatagtactatataaactggtatacacaaactaatacacttcatgcttccttgtgaaaacactattttaataatacaggcctaatgtttgagaaatatcctaagtatgagactctaacagtattgtgcttaaacaaatgtttattacttaattcaatcatgtttctcaccatttaaataggtttcatacaaggtatacttaatgccatcaatgttgtgtgtactcctgcaatataaaaaaaaaaaaaatattatatataaatatatatatatttttataagagatatatttatatatatatatatatatatatatatatatatatatacacacgtatttaaactcatgcagacagggagttaaccagactttcacatacacacagaaatgtaagcggggaaaaaacatttctttttgcaggtgtgtttttactgatatgcctggctaagaaatattttcacacactgttctttgttagttttcaaaaaaacactatgtgaacgcattcacagtctagggatgtttttcacaaacgagataaaagaaggagaaatgtttctcccacagtcccatatcacgaaccacaactgttaacccaattagacaaacaaatccaattggcgtttgaaataaggagtcaaagtagttacttttgttgaccttgacaaggaaaaacaggagtttgttagccattcagcacattcattttgatgagcaaataacacagacctgcacacagcttttgtgctactcagacatggctgatgaattcgttaacaatattaatccccttttagggtataagtacatgatctgtgaagccatcttgaacagtcgcggacagaaagcaagcacacgccaaatcgatgatttcattcgagcaaaatatccttattaccaagaccgtaagcatgcacggaattttaattcctcaataagattcactttatcaagtaatgacttttttgaacgtgaccaggataagctacaacacacctatggtttctggaagttgccccggaaaaacaatttatcctgaaagacggcacttatattgtcgtgaaaggcatatttattcctaatggcaatagcaatgtatccgctactactgatccgtttgaatcgatacgtgctgcaatatctgcagcctccattcctgaaacccacattgtacaagaacaaaagtactatgattatgtaccaagcctttcagctgaaattgcattggaatgggaaccggaagaaatgaacctacctcccgaccaattatttgaagaaagcagtggcgattcctatgagcgcatcctggaggagatatgtgccatactggattcagcggttgggttaagcgtggatgaaaatggcttgcatttctggagcgaccagttgcagccaggcgaagagttaattctagaagaatggtaaatataacaatcgttatgcgttgactctgcgtttaaattttttttttttttgtaaccaccattttcactttcaatgcgtggatacagcgtaacattgcagactgcataacatgtagcgatcacaaacaaattgtttcctaatacaatatagtaggacctgaaagagtagtacacattgctgacggaataaatatacgtactttcctatccctttaaacatattagcaacattttaccattactctaacacatacctgttttgttatcatgcaacatctacaacattgaaaaccgggtccaccacgtatgacgtgggacccttgtcatgggccaaggcgtccttaaaaaggattagtgatgtaagtcccgcccccaagcgacgtgcgcgcctcaaagcctattggctgtgatgttttgttatagtaacggtaactgcagtgtgtgatgcgtgcggctcagtgtttgtaggcgtaccctgggcgttagccgaatgttaattgagtgggaggagtgttagcgtgcgtttcacgctggcttaacatgacgtcacacgtattgcatttgcgcattgtgttatcggccgtgctttctgttcaaacacgtctgtttaaaaagaatacagatgtactcgtttagaacgaatgtagtttcgtcttcattgtatttgaaataaagatgttatgtttactggtattttcaacatgtattgaacgcacaacgtacgctttgttttgcgcatgcgctaacagttagtggagccaagcgtgaagtgcgtgcgcacacaaagatgtgcgcgcacatctttcagtatacaggcaacgttcacttcttatacatagttatgcctgctacaaatttaaagaaacattacatactgatgaacagttttacttctaacatataagtgactgacgtgtgtatctacacaatcatatagagctgcgtaacgcgttgtcacggatgcatatctagtaaggtgccatctttgaccatcatgtgtttgctgtatttcagagatgtcggggaagatacaatcggatcaatgtatgatttcagaagagtctacctttatatgagatgattgtgaggaggagccaccgactactatactacatatggaactaattttatattgcttgcagcgcttattaacaaacaattaaaaatgtgatacccttatgcctatattgcataagcacttaattaacataatgatgttgcaaaagagtgcctcatgaatttttattgagtgttctttaatgactactaacattttatgacatggtgtgttttatatataacaaccattcccactctgctaacacatttgtgtattctaatatgtaatggaacgtatgactgtcgaaactatgtaacaataataataataatatgagcatgttcatgtatagggctgctagttgtacgcagcgatttacagacacatgtttcagcctgaggtccctggcccgtggaacgtacaaatgtttttttgccgcatgaggcacagggagataaagtgacttggccaaggtcacaaggagcccacaccgggaattgaaccagactcccctgcttcaaactatcagtgccagtgtgtgtctttactcagtgagccactccttctcccaatgtaaaggacacttacaaccaagtagccatttatttttaaaatctcttgttacatgggtatgtagataaaatggtttgggactgtagcaaataatgttagtggccagatgttatggtcccctccaatgcatgatgttctgaatatgacatcaccatcatgttatgaagtacgtttctgtgtatatttcattaacctaactaactatagtttactgtgtttattaatcgtttagaaatacatagtatagtcaatatgatgatataagctaccataataaagctggtgttatcatttgtcggtgttatacatggatcctacaccaattgatagagacacaaacagttgtcttaaaaagtgtgtctatgctagtgatgaatgtgctcccgtaagtaaacaaataagtacagttatccccttttctccaaccacctctatattacattaatggaaattataaggaaacatacataaaatgtgatgaaatgtgagtaatcattttgtaatacaatgcacatgaaagctcaagagtagctaaatgcatatacatgatacagaaagtacatatatgtaacatttgtgtttaaaccaatatgttgggtttttagttccaataattataggaagattgaggtagccacatcttatgagagatgtcagcaaatatacataccatgatcagtcatactggagatatacctataatgcaaaggaacaatatataaattgcaaacattgacatgccatcttcagtaccgtaaacaacacagcaaagtgtgtatttggtgttaaatgtacaacaccatgtatatttcatgacattcaaaatgtaaatcagcctggtgtacacatcatatggatgtacatgttacactgcaccaataacattgtatgtaagcatactagaagcatgaatgattatgggcataatatgtgttttgtcttagcataaggaataacacaatgctaaaatattattgctttgttacccaagttgtattcacatacacacaactaaagtacaattgaagagggattatataacctgtgcaacaataacataccggtgccacatccctttgtgcacacagcagagaaaagaaaggtgtgcaacccatattcatctgtgtcctaacagaaggttatataaagaaacattattgttaatataacataattaaactataaaagtagtactaggaacatatgagtttgtacttacaagaaaaaaatgaattgatgagattctgtcgtgtctggccaccactggctgtttgttcattttcagcagctacatgggtgggatgctcgtctaccaaagcctcagctaggtctgactgtacattgtgcctgagtgcaacattgtgcaaaatgcaacaggcaaggataatatcagacactttttgaggcttgtatagaagagccccaccagttctgtccagacacctaaacctggtcttgagtaggccaaatgtcctctctataacagatcttgtagatatatgggctgcattgtacctgtcctctgcttcagtttgagggtttagcaccggagtcaaga
Coding sequences within:
- the LOC142472068 gene encoding uncharacterized protein LOC142472068, encoding MEQVSSPGSASSTLLEEHHGDEDDEYDEDDATEETEIQSCDHEEVPIETVVPPNRPSTSTYDAIVASEGKIVDAENRRHSDMMTVLERMIGLQEETVSQLAHLHRVFIEVPKQLQKINTSFEALVVQQTQANYWRMTNVPQFNTSQPGSVHAGQFSPHSSDIHSPGPNVTGQVADIAVQVPDDILPLPSVQIQQQTPTKEATKTKQDTHETDQPSLVQCLPTCSHVSLGTSPVREQSLPKSPVGESLPKSPVGESLPKSPVGESLPKSPVGESLPKSPVGESLPKSPVGESLATSPVGESLATSPVGEQSLATSPAREVPEATQSGSVVPKVGGKRKRKIQETTSRPVTRSQKEQKK